From the Planctomycetota bacterium genome, the window CTGGTTATAATATCTTTAGTGTCTTTATAGCCTTGAGACATTGGATGAATCAAGTGGCTACACATTAAACGAGAATCAGGATGCGAACATTTATCGCAAAAGAATGGTGTTGTTAAGCTCTCTGATGGAGATTGATTCATACTAATATTACATACTGGGCCCATTAATCCTTTTCGTTGATGTCCGCATTTTTTTTGCAAAAGTTGTTGTATGTCTAATGGCATATTAGCACTTGTAATTAGAATCTCCTCACAATTAATTGTGGTTTCTTTAGGATAGTTCCCTTGCCCTAGTTTTTCTCTAAGTCGCTGAAGACCTATTCTCAAAAACACCTGTTCTATTATAACATCTTGATTTTTATCGTCATCATTAATTTCTAAGTTACAAATGGCTTCTGAAGTTATAGCAATATTAACAGGAAAACTTAATTTCCCTTGATTCACTCTAAATCTATAAAATCTTGATAAATCTCGTCCATTATGCGGAAGGATATTCGCAAAAGTAATTATAAATGGTTTCATTTAAATTTTCCGCCTACATTTGAATTCAGGGAACGCCTTACCGATTTGAAGTATACCTTTTCCCATGTATCCATTCAACCTTTTTGATATGTTTCCTGTAGATTCCTTAACACTTTATCAATAAAAACCCCCGGAATACGGTTAATATCCCAGGGGTTTTATGCAACAAACTAGTGGTTCTTCACACATCAATTGCGGGGTAATATCTTCACCCTATTTGTCACTCCTGCGAAAGCAGGAGTCCAGAGCCTTCGCATCATACTGGATTCCTCCCGAATGCTTTCGGGACGGGAATGACAGTAAAAGAAAAGTAACCCCTTAAATCACATGTGAAAGACCACTAAGTTATTTCCGAGCAAAGGCTATTAGCTTGTCTGCCACCGCGCCGCCGACCCGATTCTGGCCTTCCGCTGAAGAAGCACCCAAATGCGGAGTCAATATCACCTTTTCTCCCAGAGTCAGGAGCGGATTATCCGGCAGAATAGGTTCCTTCTCATATACATCAATACAAGCGCCGGCAATCGTCCCGGCTTTTATGGCATCGGCCAGGTCTTTTTCGCTCACCACTCCCCCGCGGGCGCAGTTAACGATAACCGCGTTCTTTTTCATCTTAGCGAACGCCGCCGTGTTAATCATGTTCTTGGTCTCGTTCGTCTTGGGTATATGCATACTGATAAAATCTGAATTCTTCAGGACTTCATCCAGGGAAACCATCTTGATGCCTACCTTGGTAAAGCGCGGGTCATCGGCCTTGACATACGGGTCGTAGGCAACGACAGACATCCCCAATGCAATCGCCCTTGTGGCAACTTCATAGCCAATCCTGCCGATGCCGACCAGGCCGAGGGTTTTCTTATAGAGCTCGGTGCCTTCCAAACGCTTCTTTTCCCATTTGCCTGCTTTCATGGTCGCGTCCGCTACGCAAATCTTGCGGCTGAATGCAAACATCAAGCCGATGGTCAGCTCAGCCACGGAAATGGAGCTGGCTTCCGGCGTATTATCGGCAACGACATTAGCCTTTTTAGCGGCTTCTTTATCAATATTATCCATCCCGACTCCGCCGCGCACAACTATCTTCAGTTTCTTGCCTTTCTCAAAGACTTCCTTGGTGACCTTGGTGGCCGAGCGCACGACCAACGCCTCGTAATTTTCCACTATTTTCAAGAGCTCCTCCGGTTTTATCCCGCCCTTGTCATCCACTATAAGTCCGGCTTTCCTCATCTGCTCCACGGCTTCCTTGTCTATGGAGTCGCATATCAGGACCTTCATACCTTTTTCTCCTTTTCTTTTGCCACAAAGACACGAAGACACTAAGAAATTTTTTGTGCCTTATGGTAAATATTTAAAGTATTATTCTTTTAATACCATCCTTGATAACAGGGACATTAAAATTTATCAAAAAGCCTAACCGCTTATTCATTAATTTTAAATGGCTTAATATTTGGGCTTCCCATACCGGATTCGGCTCATCTATAGCTTTGAGCTCACAGATTACTAAATCTTCAATTAATACATCCATCTAATCGCAAGCCCTCATCAAACGTTATGCCATCATAAATAATTGGAATATCAACCTGTCTTTTATACGATAAATCCCTTTTAGAAAGCTCTCGGCAAAAGCATACCTCATAAACCTTTTCCAATAAACCAGGACCAAACGCCTTATGGATTACATAGGCAGAATCAACGACTTTTTTACCTATCTCTTCTTCTTTATCCGATAAAGGCCTAAAGTTCATATCGTATTGCTCCTGCCACTAAGACACAAAGACACTAAGGATTCTTTATTCCTAAACCATAAAACACCAGGTTTCTTTGTGCCTTAGTGTCTTCGTGGCAATATTTAGCCTCTTATCGTCCTCGGCAAGAGCATCTGCCGCCTTTGGCGAGCCTCGCCCTATTGGGCGGGATGCTCTTATTCTATCCGCGAATACTTCTCGGTAAAATCATTTGATGTTGCGGACAGAAACTCTTCGGATTCTGGTAACACGCATTGGCAAAAACCACAAAATAATCACGTAACCCGGCGAACGGAACCACCTCATCCACATAACCGCGCTGGGCGCAATAGACAGGGCGGGATTTATCGTAATATTCCTTTGCCAGCTCATTCATCTGTGCGATTACCGGTTCCAATGGTTTCCCGGCATCCTTTTCCTTGACCAGACGGCGCGAGAACGAAGCCACCGACGCGGTTTCACCGTGCATTACATATATTTCCGTGGTCGGAACTCCGAGCGTAAAGGCGTTATTGCCGGTTGCCTGCGGACCGCCCATGATATAATGCGCCGCTGCAGTCCCTTTACGAAGTATTACCGTTGCCATGGGCAAATCAGATTGCTGTATGGAATATATTAACGCCTGCCCTAATCCTAAAAGCTCAGCCTTTTCCGCGATGTCGCCGACATCTATTCCGGAGGTATCCTGTATCCAAATCATCGGAATCCTGTCCCTGCCGCAGGCGGTCACGAGTTCATTCATCTTTATTAAACCTTCGCGGTATAATTTGCCGCCGATACCGGGATAAGGCGCGTATTTGGGATATCCCTTGGGAAGAATCCCCTGACGGTTTGCCACCACGCCAACCAGGAATCCGTCCAGTTTTGCCATGCCGCAATAGACTTCCGGTCCGTAACCGGGCTTGTATTCGGTGTGTTCGCTGTTATCAAATATCCGCGCCATCACCTGTTCGACATCATAGGCGCGTTTCTGGTTAAAGGGAACAAGATAATCAATTTCCTTCGGCGCGTAAAGAGGCGGCTTTGGCTGGGCGACTCTGAAGAAATTAGTGTCGTAGGTTGGCATCATCTTAACGCAATCCCTGAGCGCCTTAATAACTTCTTCTTCGGTATCATAAACATTCTTAAAGAATCCGGTATGGCTATAATGCGTAGCCGCTCCGCCCGGTGGAGTCGACTTAAACTTTCGGGTTGCTTCGATAATCTGCTCGGCGCCTGCCAGGTCAAATCCGCCTTTCGGCGCCATACCGCTCACTATCCCAGCACCACCCACCGCGATATTGGCGTTCTTATGGGCAAATATCATTGCCGGGGAAATCCCGTGATAGCCGCCGCCTGCCGGATTGGTCCCGAAAACCGCGACCAGAACCGGAATCCCTTTTTGTGCCAGTTCAGCGTGCCTGAAGAACGGCCTGCCGTGACCGCGCCTGCCTGCATAAACCTCTTCCTGCTCGGTCAGCTTAACTCCGCTGCAATTCAGCACCCAAACCAGCGGTATATGAAGCCGCTCGGCGATATCCTGCGCGCGGAAGATATTTTCCGCCTGCCCGGGAATCCAGGCGCCGGCAAGGACTTTATTATCGGATGCGATAATGGAGGCATACCTGCCTTCGATTTTTCCGATGCCGTTGACCACTCCGGTAGTGCCTTCTTCATTGGTGACCGGGTTGTAGAGGGTATTAAGCGGGAGGAATGTGCCTTTATCCACCAGCAATTCTATTCTTTCGTAAACGGTCTTTTCGCCGCGTTTATGAAGTGTTTCGGCGGGAATGCCGGCATTCCTGACTTTTTCTATTGCCTGGGCTAATTTCACCTCTTCGGCTTTAACCGAATCGGCATTTTCCTGTAGCTGTTTAATCTGGAAATCTTCAAGTTTCTTCCCGAAGGTAGATGGCATCTTTTCAAAGTATTGCTTCATCGCTGTTCTCCTATTCTAATATGAAATCATTTTCGTGCTTTCGTATCCAGTTTTCGCGTTTCCGTGTTACCTTAAATTACGTAACCATAACAAACTACAAAAGAATAATCAAGAAAATCACGTCCCGCAAAGCCGTAAACAAACACCTTATATAACGATATTCTTTATCAATAAAACTTTGACAAACCGCAGGATATCGTTTATACTCACGCACAATTGATTTTTATTGCTTAATCAAAGAAGGGGTGTGTTATGAAAAGAATACTTGGACTAATAGCTATTGGATGCCTTTTGGGAATTGCCGCGCTTTCTGTTATTGCCGATGACACCGTAAAACCGGATATAGATTTTAAAGGCTCGCGATTTTCAGCGGGATATCTTGATTCCGGCGCCAACGGCTCATATCCGGACGGCTCTTTCCAGATGCCTGATGTTAAACTGCGCTTTAATTGGCGCATGACACCTGATGTATCCATATCGACACGCATGAACCTGAATAACGCCACTTTCAATAATCCACTTGACGTCTTTTGCCTGGACTATAAAAACCTGCTCCCCCTGGCAATACCATCAATGAAAGACAGTGCGTTTAATCCTATCCTCAGAATCGGTAGGTTTAAAGTTGACTTCGGGGAAGAACAATTAGCCAATGACCCTATAGACGGCGTATTGGTTTCAAATTCCGCGGCCAATGTCGCCGGATATGATGAAGGAATCCAGTTTTTCCAGAACCTGCCGAAAGAAACACTCGGCATCCCGGCAAAATGGGCATTCAGCATCACCAACGGGAATAACGGCGCCAGCGCGGATAACGAACAAGCCAAAGCAATCGCCTTTAAAGTAGGCGTTAATCCCATCCCGGAATTTTATGTTTCCGGAAGTTATTATAATTCAGGGAATGTAGGGAAACAAAGCGCGGAAATTTCTTATGCCGGATTGCTGACCCCCACCGCTAATGCCACCGAATGGACCCGTACCATAACGGAAATAGACCTGCGTTACGACTTCCAGCCGGGCAAGGAAAACCGTTTGAACCCGGGTCCGCCTGCATGGTCGGATAGCAAGGCTTATGTCCGCGCGGCTTACGGGCAATTCAAGGACAGCGGAAAAGATAAGCTCCCGGCTGTGGTCAAAATAACTCCACTTGAAGGGACTTATTACTTTTTAGAAGGCTGCTATAATGCAACGGCAAAACTCTATATCGCTGCTCGTTACAGCTGGGTAGGCTTTGATAAAAGCACCACCTTCGCTTCTTTAAACAGCGTTAACGCCAATGACTATACCAGGATATCAGCCGGGGTTGGCTACAGATTAACGGATAATACGCATGTTAAAATCGAGTCTATGACCAATACCGAGGATATCCCAACCGGCGCTACCAAGGCGGAAAACGACCAGATTGCGCTGTTATTTACGACTCTGTTTTAGATGCCGCGGAAGGTTTGTGTCAATCGGCTTGGCTTACGGTAGCAACTTTGTCAGCACGTAATCTCCTTTTCAGTGCTTCTTTCTTATAGTATTTGATGAACGGTTCCTCGGCTGAGAGCGAACCGTAACAAACCTGTGCCGAAGCCTTACAGCCGCCCAAGCATGTCTTTACCATAGCGCAGTCTTGGCAGAATTCCGGTATCGGTTCGGTAAACTCACTTATCTTATCAGGCTTGCTGATTGATGTAAAAGAATCTTTCAATATATTCCCTAGAATCATCGGGGTATGGTTGCACGGGCGGATATTGCCCATCGGGTCAACCGTATAATAGGAGCGTTTTGTCCCCGCTGCGCAATAGCCGAAATGCACTTTCTTGAAACGGCTGGTATCTATTACGCACGGCTGAACCGGAATAGAACAGGAAATACTGATTTTATATTTCTCCATCGCCTCTTCGGTAACTTCTAATGCCCTGATAACCTGTTCCGGCGTTGGTAATAATTCCTCAATATGGCGGACGCCTTCTCCGCCAACATTAAACCTGTTAAACATTATGCCGTCAACTCCCAGGGCAATCGCCAACTCTATCATTTCGCTAAAACCATCAATATTCTTCTTTGTCCCGACAAACACCGCCACGACCAACCCGTTATGGAGTTTAATATTCGCAATGGATTCTGTAACCTTGTCAAATGCGCCTTTGTTACGGGATAAAGCATCGTGTATAGCGCGGTCGGCGCTCAATATGGGAAGTTCAAAGAGTCCCACTCCCCGCTTGATAAAATCCTTGGCAACATCTTCTGTAATCAGCGTTCCGTTAGAAATAATCGTTACGGAAACACCCTGCTCTTTAGTGAATGAAACCAAATCAGCCAAATCTTTGCGTAAGAAAGGCTCTCCGCCGGTAAAGGTGAATTGCTTGCACTTGGTTTCCTTAATGATCTTGGCAATAAGGCGCTTGGTTTCTCCGGTATCCAGCTCGCCTTTGGGATAATGAGTATCAGTCACCTTCCAAGCGTTATAGCAAAATAGGCAATCGTTATTACAGGGTTGGGTAACTTCAAAGATGATTGAATCCTGCCGGTTTATCAGGAATTTGTCCTTTAGCTTATCTATCAATCCCATAAAATTAGCCGCCGAGTCACAGAGCACACAGAGAAAATATATTTTAATCTGTGTAATCTGTGGCTATTATTCCAATTCTTCAAGTATTTTCTTTGCACGCATCTTTATTTCCGGCTGGTCGGTTTTCTCCAGTGCTTCTTTAAGAGCCGGCACAATCGGGTCGCCTATTTCAGTCAACGCGGCTTGAGCGGATTCGCGCACCTGCCAGTCATCCGCACCCAAATCCTTGATTAACCGGTTTATCTTCTCCTTCAGCTTCGGCTCTACATCTTCCCAGCGGACATCTACAGGCAAATATAATTCCCGCAAGAGACGGAAAACAAGAACGGTATTAGCATGATCCAAATCATCGGCTAAATAATCACCTCTTTCAGCTTCAGGGTCTTCTTTATCTATCTCATGGCGGTCAATAGTTTGTTTCACCTTATCATAAACCTCTTTAGTGATTTTCCCTTCTTTCTGCATCCATTCTAACAGGTTCATTTGCGTTTCATAATCGCTGTTCTTGCGAGGTGGCAACCCCTTTCGATCATAACACATTAACATTACATCGCTATTTGCGGAGTACGACAAGTGCAACGCAACACTAGTCGCGATTTGTGCCATGTGAACCAATGCAAGCCGGGTGGGTTCCTCTTTCAAAGCATTAATCTTTTCGGTAATAGATTGCAACTGTTTTTCCAGTTTCTGCTCGACCTCACCGGCTACTTCCAATTCAGCCGGCATATATTTAACCATTTCTTTAAATAGCTTCCTCAAATCGCGCCACTCTCTGGTCTTTTTCACATCGGCAACACGCTTGTCAACCAGTGCGGACAATTCATCAACAACCTGAATTTCACAGAGTTCCACGATAAAATCAACCACCTCTCTTTTTTCCTCAAGTGAAAGTTTTTCCAGAAGCGGCTTATCGGTAATCCATTCACTTATGCCTTCGTAGTAATTCCTGACAGCGGTTTTTGACTTGTCGATAACATCCTGATTAATCTTACCTTCCTTATACATTTTCCCCAAAAGCACATATTGGTTTTCCAAATCCGCCATCGTTTTTATGTACTTATTGGAAGGAGAAACCTCATAACAAGTTGTCATTAATTTTTCATGACTGATATATTCTGTCCTGGCATTAAAGACAAGCCTGATGGTTGTTTTTACAGCATCTGTAAACCTTTTACCCTTTAATATTCTTTGCACTAACTGGTTAGAGTCTTTGCAGAGTTTATCGAATTCATCTTTGTTATTTGTCCGACCGATGCCATCCCATATTTTCTGGAGTTTCACAAACGAATCTTCTTGCTTATTGCCAACTTGTTCACTGCTAATTGCTCCTTGTTCATTTGCAGCATCTTTGGATTGTCCGTAAACGGATGCTGAAAGAAACGCCAGGACAATCGCCACGCTTATCCAAAAATCCCTCGCCCATCTGCCTTGTAATTTAGAATATCTGATTACCCGATAACCTAACACAAACAACGCCAATCCGGCAATACACGCTCCGATTATTAATACAACATCACCAATTCGTTCCATAATCACCTCCTCTTCACCCAAGGCCAATAAGTTTATCTATTGGCAAGGAAAACCTTTATTATCTTATCACCTTATCAACCTATTAGCTGCGTCCTGTATTGTTAGGCTTGTCCAGGCTCAAAATATGCTGAAAAATCTGGTAATTTTAAAGAAATAATTATTCTTCCTCTACCGGCTCGCTCTCATTCTCAATCTCATTTTCATCTTCATCATTCTGGTGTTTCTTCATTGACTCGGCCATTTCCGCCAGCCCCTTTTCCGCTTCATCCTTGGAAATCATATTAACCTTCATATCATCCTCTTGGACCGAAAACGCGACAAACTGACGTTTTGCGTTAATCCATACATATCCGGGATCATCGCGTTCAGTCGGTGACATGCTGAATTTATACGCCTTGATTTTATCCTTGCCGACTGTAATTTCATCCTCTCCCTCACAGACAACTTTAAATCTCATCGTCCAATCATGCGCTTCGAATCCGAGCAGTGTCGGCGTAATGGATGCACCTTTAACCATCGGCATTGTGGTTATGTAGCGCACCAAACTGCTGAAGGAAACCATATCAGCAGGGATATCAACAGATTCGGATTCCTCGCCTTCGGAAATAATCTTCACTTTTCCGTTTTCAAACTTATATTCGATTGACATATTTTCTCTTTCAGATTTCATTTCCATCTTCGCATAAAGCAAGGATAAATTTTTATCTTTACGGCAGATTGTGATATTCGTGATAACCATCATCTTTCCCCCCTCCGCCATGGAGATAACATCTTCCATCCTTATCGCGTCTTCCCCCTTATATTTATCTTCTTTGGTAATCGCTTTGATAAAGCCTTTCATCTCACGCTCTCCGGTAAAGCCATACCACAATTCCTTTCCGTCTTTGCCGGACCAATTCTTAACCACATCCCGTACGGCAAGCGTCCCTTCTATCTCCGTAATAATCTTCTTGGCGCGCATTTTGGTCTCAGGTTCTTTCGCATTCTCCATCGCCTTGCGCACCGGCTCAAGAGCCGGTTCTCCGATTCTAATCAATTCCGCGGTAGCGGATTCCCTTTCCTCAAAATCATCGGCATTTAATTTCTCAATAAGCCCTTTAACCTGCTTCTCAACCTCTTCATTATTAACCGTTTCCCCTTTATCAACCACTATAACTTTGACTTTGGCGTCAAAAAGATCCGGTTTAAACCCGCTGCCGGTAAACTCAATGACTGCTTCGCCCACGGTAATGGCTTTAAACTCATCAAAGCGTGTAACACCTTCATTTTCCCATGTCTTTGTATGTTCAATCGCCCTACCGGAAACAGAAAACTCTCCCACCTGCCCTGATTTCGTAATCGGAGAACGGATGACAAAAGTTTCTCCTTTGTTTACGGTAATTTCCAAACCTTCTTTCAGCCTGAATTCTTTACCTGAATCTTTATCCTGTGCATATGCGAGAATCCCGCATATCAAAAGTGACATAATCATCAAAACCGCTGTTTTCCTATTCATATTCATTCTCCTTTAAAATATATTTTTATATTGGCGGAGGCGTGTAGGAATCGAACCTACCTGTCCCGCTTTTGGCAAGACACGCTGGCTTTGAAGGCCAGGAGAGCCACCAGACCCCATTCACCTCCATAAAGCAAGTTAAAAGTTACAGGTTTCATGTTACAGGTTTTCTAACGCTAAACTTATAACTTGCAACTTGTAACTCGAAACTATATTTTATTCAGTATCCTAACATCGCCAATCCGTTTGGTCAATTTTATATTGTCCAAATGCTCCAAGAGCGGAATGGCATATTTCCGGGAAGTATTTATGAGCTTGGTAAATTCGCCCGCTTTGATATTCTCGTGGGTTTTCAGGTATTCTTTCATAGTTTCGGATGCCTTTACAATCGCCTCTTTATGGAGAACAATTCCATCCGCCAATCCGACCAGAATCCCCCGGTCTTTCAAGGCGTTGATGGTTTCTTGGGCATTCTTCGGCTTTATCTGCAATTTATCGACCATTATCTCCAATGCGGGCGGAGATAATAAATTATCTATAAAGAACTTTTCCACCTTCTGCATCATGGATTCCTGTTTCTCGGTAAGTTTGATATTCGCCTGAACCAGTTTTATCGCATCGCCAACTCTAGCAAGCCGATTTTCCTCAGCAAGTTTAACTACTGCCCTCTCAAAGAACTCATCCTGCACCTCGGTTTTCACCAACAGGCTCTTTATTTCCTTAACCGGGATATTCAGTTTCAACGGCTGTTTGCGGTAAGAATCCTCCATTGAAGCGATAATCTTATCTTTCAGCATATTGAAATTATTCATATGCATCATCATGCGGATATCTAAATTACTGCGGATAATCGCCCCCTGCTTCTCCAATTTATCAAGCTCCTCTTTTATTTCCGCGTCCGGCAGGTTGGTTTTATCTATAAGTTCGCCAAGCGTGATAATATTCAATCCCGCATTAATAAGAACCTCGGCAACCGTTTCCCTTTCATCGGAGACTTCCAAAGCGCCCAGGTGTCCGATTGCCTCCTTATTAAACCTTTTGTGCTTAGGCGGATGAGGGTCAAGAATCACGCCGCCGCCCATGGTGACCATCGGCGCGTATAAACGGATAATAAACCTATCATCCTTAGCCACGACCAAAGGCTCTTCAGCACGGAATTGGATTAATCCGCGCTCGCCCGACTCCATTTTCTCCTTATCCAAAAGGACCACACGACCCAGAAACTCGCCTGTCCCGATATGCAATCTGACCCTCGTATTATTCTTTAGCGGATGAAAGGCATTGGAGACGATTTCCAGAGAGGCATCAAAGATATATGTCGGCTCAATATAGCCGGGCGCGGCAAGGGTATTGCCCCGGATTAGCGATTCCTTCTTTATCCCGGCAAGGTTAAGCCCGATGCGCTGTCCGGCCGCGGCTTCGGTCGCCTTGCCGCCGTAAGACTGTATCTGGCGCACCCGCACATCCTCTTTCTGCGGAAGTATTTCCAAGACGTCATTTATCTTCAGTCTGCCGCTTACCAGTGTGCCGGTAACAACCGTTCCGGAACCGCTCATGGTAAAAACACGGTCTATTGGGTAACGGGCGGGAAGGTTAATATTGCGTTTTGGAACGGACGGCGCCAGGCGGTCTATCTCTTGAATCAACTCAGAAATCCCACTGCCGGTGGTTGAAGAGACCTTGATAACCGGCGCTTTCCCCAGGAAACTGCTCGTTACCAGTTCGGCTATTTCATTCTCCGTCGCTTTGATTCGTTCTTCGCCTGCCAAATCCATCTTCGTGAGAACAATAATCCCGCATTGAACATCCAAAAGGCGTAATATCTCAAAGTGTTCCACAGTCTGCGGTTTGACACCTTCATTCGCATCAACCACGAAAAGGACGACATCAATGGTATTGACCCCGACCAGCATATTCTTGACAAAGCGCTCGTGCCCAGGGACATCTATTACCTGGGCAATCCGACCTCCGGGCAGTTTGAAGTTGGCAAAGCCGATATCAATGGTCATCTCGCGCTCTTTTTCCTCTTTCAGGCGGTCCGGGTCTATCCCGCTAAGCGCTTTTATCAGAGTGCTTTTGCCGTGGTCGACATGGCCAGCGGTGCCGATTAAAACATATTCCATGAATTAAACTCCTAACAACAGGATTAAACGGATTTAACGGAAAATCAGATTAATCAGTTAAATCCCGTTGTTAGAAATACTGGTTTTCAATCGCCTTGGTCGGGCATTTCTTCTGGCATTCCAGGCAACGGATACATTCAGGCGAATTGGAACTATTATATACCTTATGCGAAGTCGGACAGGTCTTGTAACAAATCTGGCAATCAATGCATTTATCCTTGACGAATTTCAGCTTATGGAAACTCAACTTATTAAAAAGGGCGAATATCCCGCCTATCGGGCACGCTCCCCTGCAGAACGGGCGCCTTATCATGATAAATAACATCAGGAAAATAACCAGTATCCAAATTCGGGGAGACTTTACAAATGTAATAATAATACTTCCATCGGAAACCTCGTTAAACCTTTCATCCCGCACCGTAACCGCCTGTTTTTCCGGAGCCGGCTCGGAAAAGGCATTGGACGGATTGAACGGGTTGGGGTCATAAGTTTCCGGTTCGGCCGTCTTGGTTTCAACTGGTTCTACCGGCTTTTTGGGGATTAGTGAATTAGGGATGCTCGCCTCTAATGTCCCTGCCGGGCAGAAATTACAGAAGAAGAAATCCTGGGGAGTGGTTTCGCCGGGAGTCATTACCACTCCGAAAAATATCGGGATTAACAGAACCATTACAAGAAGTGTCAGATATTTGCCGTAGCTAAGAAATGACGGCATATTGATTTTGGGGGACGGAATTTTATTCATCAAATCCTGCAACAAGCCAAACGGACAAACCCAACCGCAAAGGAGCCTTCCGATAATGACGCCGAAGAATATCAAAGTTCCCAGAACGATAAAGGGGAAAACACCGTTGGCCAAGAACTGCCCCATAGCGCCGATTGGGCAGGAAAAGGCGGCTATCGGACAACCCCAGCAATTAAGAATCGGGAAACAAGTATTCCGAAACGAGTAGAAGTAGGGATTAAGAAGGAATACAAATGAGATTTGCGTCAGCCTGCGCCAGAGTGTAATCCGGGTTTTAGTCTTTTTAGTGCTTTCGGTCATGAAACTCATAACCTTTATTTATGGAGTGCTTCAGGTCGAGCAAGCGGCTTCCCTCCGCTTGTTTATAAGGTTGCCTTTGACATCCGTAATAATCGCATCGTAATTCATCTCTTCCAGGAGCTGCGGCTCGCTCATCGTGGCGGATGACGCCGGGTCGATTGCCTTTCCTTCAACCGGCTTGTCATAAACCGTGTGCTTGCTGTAAGCAAACCCGTAAACCATAAACGCCAGGGAAATAATAAGAATAATAATGGTGATTATATTAACAACTATCCGCATTTTTGCTCCTTAATATATAATCGGCTTTTTTACTGCTGTAACTGCTCGATAAAAGCGGTAATCAGGGTCTTGGTCTGCTCCTCGGAATAACACCTCAAATCATTCAAATCGCCGGAAATAGTTATGCTTGGTATGCCCAGCTTCTTCTGCAACCTCTGTGGCATGCCGTAACGGCTGTTGGTGTTATTCGGGCAGGTCTTGGCATCGTGGAAGACAATACCGTTCACCCTGAACTTCTTTATCATGTTTTCTATGTATTTCTCTTTGGCGTCATCCGAGCGGACGATAAAGAGTTCAATATAAGCGCGTGCCATGCTGTTAAACGGGTCGTTGGCATCAAACGAGTCAAATATCCATGAATTACAATAAGTCGAAGCAACCACGCAGGTCTTAAGGCTGGTAAAGAGTTCCGCCATCGGCCTTAATTTTCCCCAGACAGGCATGCCATCCCAGTATAAACGGAATTTCTCCCCATCCACCGCGGCTTCGCGATTCTTCGCCTTTTCCTCCAGTTCCGCTAACAATACTTTATAATAATCTACCGCCTGTTGGGTTCCGCGCATTACAACCGCCGGACCCATATGAATCG encodes:
- a CDS encoding 4Fe-4S binding protein codes for the protein MSFMTESTKKTKTRITLWRRLTQISFVFLLNPYFYSFRNTCFPILNCWGCPIAAFSCPIGAMGQFLANGVFPFIVLGTLIFFGVIIGRLLCGWVCPFGLLQDLMNKIPSPKINMPSFLSYGKYLTLLVMVLLIPIFFGVVMTPGETTPQDFFFCNFCPAGTLEASIPNSLIPKKPVEPVETKTAEPETYDPNPFNPSNAFSEPAPEKQAVTVRDERFNEVSDGSIIITFVKSPRIWILVIFLMLFIMIRRPFCRGACPIGGIFALFNKLSFHKLKFVKDKCIDCQICYKTCPTSHKVYNSSNSPECIRCLECQKKCPTKAIENQYF
- a CDS encoding radical SAM protein; translated protein: MGLIDKLKDKFLINRQDSIIFEVTQPCNNDCLFCYNAWKVTDTHYPKGELDTGETKRLIAKIIKETKCKQFTFTGGEPFLRKDLADLVSFTKEQGVSVTIISNGTLITEDVAKDFIKRGVGLFELPILSADRAIHDALSRNKGAFDKVTESIANIKLHNGLVVAVFVGTKKNIDGFSEMIELAIALGVDGIMFNRFNVGGEGVRHIEELLPTPEQVIRALEVTEEAMEKYKISISCSIPVQPCVIDTSRFKKVHFGYCAAGTKRSYYTVDPMGNIRPCNHTPMILGNILKDSFTSISKPDKISEFTEPIPEFCQDCAMVKTCLGGCKASAQVCYGSLSAEEPFIKYYKKEALKRRLRADKVATVSQAD
- a CDS encoding glutaconyl-CoA decarboxylase subunit alpha; translation: MKQYFEKMPSTFGKKLEDFQIKQLQENADSVKAEEVKLAQAIEKVRNAGIPAETLHKRGEKTVYERIELLVDKGTFLPLNTLYNPVTNEEGTTGVVNGIGKIEGRYASIIASDNKVLAGAWIPGQAENIFRAQDIAERLHIPLVWVLNCSGVKLTEQEEVYAGRRGHGRPFFRHAELAQKGIPVLVAVFGTNPAGGGYHGISPAMIFAHKNANIAVGGAGIVSGMAPKGGFDLAGAEQIIEATRKFKSTPPGGAATHYSHTGFFKNVYDTEEEVIKALRDCVKMMPTYDTNFFRVAQPKPPLYAPKEIDYLVPFNQKRAYDVEQVMARIFDNSEHTEYKPGYGPEVYCGMAKLDGFLVGVVANRQGILPKGYPKYAPYPGIGGKLYREGLIKMNELVTACGRDRIPMIWIQDTSGIDVGDIAEKAELLGLGQALIYSIQQSDLPMATVILRKGTAAAHYIMGGPQATGNNAFTLGVPTTEIYVMHGETASVASFSRRLVKEKDAGKPLEPVIAQMNELAKEYYDKSRPVYCAQRGYVDEVVPFAGLRDYFVVFANACYQNPKSFCPQHQMILPRSIRG
- the selB gene encoding selenocysteine-specific translation elongation factor, with translation MEYVLIGTAGHVDHGKSTLIKALSGIDPDRLKEEKEREMTIDIGFANFKLPGGRIAQVIDVPGHERFVKNMLVGVNTIDVVLFVVDANEGVKPQTVEHFEILRLLDVQCGIIVLTKMDLAGEERIKATENEIAELVTSSFLGKAPVIKVSSTTGSGISELIQEIDRLAPSVPKRNINLPARYPIDRVFTMSGSGTVVTGTLVSGRLKINDVLEILPQKEDVRVRQIQSYGGKATEAAAGQRIGLNLAGIKKESLIRGNTLAAPGYIEPTYIFDASLEIVSNAFHPLKNNTRVRLHIGTGEFLGRVVLLDKEKMESGERGLIQFRAEEPLVVAKDDRFIIRLYAPMVTMGGGVILDPHPPKHKRFNKEAIGHLGALEVSDERETVAEVLINAGLNIITLGELIDKTNLPDAEIKEELDKLEKQGAIIRSNLDIRMMMHMNNFNMLKDKIIASMEDSYRKQPLKLNIPVKEIKSLLVKTEVQDEFFERAVVKLAEENRLARVGDAIKLVQANIKLTEKQESMMQKVEKFFIDNLLSPPALEIMVDKLQIKPKNAQETINALKDRGILVGLADGIVLHKEAIVKASETMKEYLKTHENIKAGEFTKLINTSRKYAIPLLEHLDNIKLTKRIGDVRILNKI